Within Streptomyces antibioticus, the genomic segment AGAGGGCCTGGAGCTGCTTGGCCAGGTAGGTGGGGGAGATGTCGTGCAGCGCGGCCGGCCGGGCCGCCGGGACCGGCTCGCGCACCGAGGTGAGCACGACGCAGCAGCGCAGCGCCCACTCGACCCCACCCGACATCTTCACGGGCCTCAGCCTGGAGCAGGGGCATGACGTGAGCGCGGCGGCGCCCACGACCGGCGTGGACCTGCTCACGGGGGCCGGACTGGACGAGGCGCTCGCCGGTGCGGAGACGGTCGTCAACCTCGTCGGTGTGGACCAGGTGCCCGAACTGGACTACTACCGGGCCAAGGTGCTCCAGGAGGACCTGCTCAGGGCCGGCCCTCTGCCGTACTCGGTCGTGCTGGCCACCCAGTTCATGGAGTTCGTGGACGCGGTCCTGTCCTGGACCGCGGACGGCGACACCGTACGGCTGCCGCGCACGCCCCTCCAGCCGATCGCGGCCGCCGATGTCGCCGCCGCCGTCGCCGAGGTCGCGGCCGGCGCCCCGCTGAACGGGATCCGGAACGAGGACCGTGTGGGTCCCGCAGCCGGGTGCGGGGGCCCACACGGTCGTACAGGTCTGTACCAAACCCTTGACACGTCCATTGCTCACTTCTTAAATCACATAGTGAACTAAGCCCTCCCCAGGGGCTGTTCCTCACCCCCCACCCACCTGGCGCGGTCTCGGATCGGGCTCCGCCGCGCCCGGCTCTGTCATGCACCTGCAATGTCGAGCCGTGCTGCTTCATGAAGGGAGAGTCATGGACTCCCCGCGCACCTCCCGGCGCCTGCTCCTGTCGCTCGCCTCGCTGCTCGCCTTCGCCTCGCTGTCCACCGGCCTCGCCCAGGGCGCCTCTCCGGACGCGTCCTCGTCGGCGAAGACCCCCACCGCGGTCACCGTCACCCAGGCACAGGCACAGGCCGCGGCCGCCGCCGTCACCTTCTCCGACGAGTTCGACGGACCCGCCGGCGCCGCCGTGGACGGCGGCAAGTGGCTGATCGAGACCGGCGACAACGTCAACAACCACGAGCGGCAGTACTACACGGCCGGAAACCGCAACGCCGCCCTCGACGGCCAGGGCCATCTGGTCATCACCGCCCGCCGCGAGAACCCGGGCAACTACCAGTGCTGGTACGGACGGTGCGAGTACACCTCCGCCCGGCTGAACACCTCCGGCCGGTTCACCACCACCTACGGCCGGGTCGAGGCCCGGATGAAGGTCCCGCGCGGACAGGGCATGTGGCCCGCGTTCTGGATGCTCGGCAACGACATCGGCCAGGTCGGCTGGCCCAACTCGGGCGAGATCGACGTCATGGAGAACGTGGGCTTCGAACCGTCCACCGTCCACGGCACCCTGCACGGCCCCGGCTACTCCGGCTCCGGCGGCATCGGCGCCGGGTACACCCTGCCCGGCGGCCAGGCGTTCGCCGACGCCTTCCACACCTTCGCCGTCGACTGGAGCCCGAACGCGATCACCTGGTCCGTGGACGGCACCGTCTACCAGCGCCGCACCCCCGCCGACCTCGGCGGCCGCCAGTGGGTCTTCGACAAGCCGTTCTTCCTCATCCTCAACCTCGCGGTCGGCGGCTACTGGCCCGGCGACCCCGACGGCAGCACGGCCTTCCCGCAGCAGCTCCTGGTCGACTACGTCCGTGTCACCACCGACACCGGCCAGCCCGGCGGCGGCGGTCCGATCACCGGCCTCGCGGGCAAGTGCGTCGACGTGGCGGGCGCCAACAGCGCCAACGGCACCCCCGTCCAGCTCTACGACTGCAACGGCACCGCCGCCCAGCGCTGGACCGTGGGCGCCGACGGCACGATCCGCGCGCTCGGCAAGTGCCTCGACGTCGCCTCCGGCGGCACCGCGGACGGCACCCCCGTGCAGCTCTACGACTGCAACGGCACCGCCGCCCAGCAGTGGGCCGTGCCCGCCGCCCGGGACATCGTCAACCCGCAGGCGAACAAGTGCCTGGACGTGGCGGGCAACAACTCCGCGAACGGCACCCGTCTCCAGATCTGGACCTGCACCGGCGCGGCCAACCAGAAGTGGACGGTGACCCGTTGATCCGCGGCCTCGCGCGCACCCGCGCGGTCCGCGGACTCCTCGGCACGGCGGCCGTCGCCGCCCTCCTCACCGGCCTGACCGGCACCCCCGCGAGCGGCGCCGCGGCGGCCGCCACCGGCAGCATCACCGGCCTCGCGGGCAAGTGCGTCGACGTGGCCGGCGGCAGCAGCGCCAACGGCACCGCCGTCCAGCTCTACGACTGCAACGGCAGCGCGGCCCAGCAGTGGACCGTTGGCGCAGACGGCACGATCCGCGCCCTCGGCAAGTGCCTTGACGTGGCGTCCGGCGGCACGGCCAACGGCACGGTCGTGCAGCTCTACGACTGCAACGGCACCGCCGCCCAGCAGTGGGCCCTGCCCGCCGCCCGCGACATCGTCAACCCGCAGGCGAACAAGTGCCTCGACGTCACCGGCAACAACTCCGCGAACGGCACCCGCCTCCAGATCTGGACCTGCACGGGCGCCGCCAACCAGAAGTGGACGGCACCCGTCGGCGACACCCCGCCGCCCGCACCCGGAGCCATGGCCGTGGCGCCCTACCTCTACAACGGCTGGGGCAGCCCGCCCAACCCCACCACCGTGATGAACGCGACCGGCGTCAAGTGGTTCACGCTCGCCTTCGTCCTCAGCAACGGCTACTGCAACCCCCAGTGGGACGGCGGCCGCCCGCTCACCGGTGGCGTCGACCAGCAGACCATCGCGACCGTCCGGGCGGCCGGCGGTGACGTCATCCCGTCCTTCGGCGGCTGGAGCGGCAACAAGCTGGAGAGCTCCTGCGGCAGCGCGGGCGAACTGGCCGCCGCCTACCAGAAGGTCATCAACGCCTACGGCCTCAAGGCGATCGACATCGACATCGAGGCGGCGGCGTACGACAGCCCGGCCGTGCAGCAGCGCACGGTCGACGCGCTGAAGACCGTCAAGGCCAACAACCCCGGCATCAAGGTGTACATCACCTTCGGCACCGGCCAGAACGGGCCGGACAGCAGCCTGATCGGCAGGGCCGCGGCCTCCGGGCTCACCGTGGACAGTTGGACGATCATGCCGTTCAACTTCGGCGGCGCCGGCCAGAACATGGGCCAGCTCACCGTCCGCGCCGCCGAGGGGCTCAAGACCGCCGTCAAGAACGCCTACGGCTACTCGGACGACCAGGCGTACCGGCGCACCGGCATCTCCTCGATGAACGGCATCACCGACAACAACGAGACGGTGACCGTCGCCGACTTCCGCACGATCCTCGCCTACGCCCAGCAGCGCCACCTCGCCCGGCTGACCTTCTGGTCGGTCAACCGCGACCGGCCCTGCACCGGCGGCGGCGCCGACAGTTGCTCCGGAGTCGCCCAGCAGCCCTGGGACTTCACCCGCGTCCTCGCCGCCTACACCGGCTGACCCGCCCGCTCTCCTGGAGAAGACGTGCTTCGATTCGCACCACCCCGAACCGCGGGTCTGCTCGCAGCCGCCGCGACGGCCGCCTCGCTGCTCACCGTCGTCCAGCCGGGCCAGGCCGCCGCGGCGCTGCCCACGAGCTGGTCGACGGTGGTCAACGCCGGCAGCGGCAAATGCCTGGACGCCCGGGCGGCGGCGACCGTGAACGGCACCGCCGTGCAGCAGTACACCTGCAACAACTCCACCGCCCAGCAGTGGAGTTTCACCCCCACCAGCGACGGATACGTACGCATCGGCAACCGCAACGACGCCCAGCAGGTCGTGGACGTGAGCAATGTGTCCACCGCCGACAACGCCGCCGTGCACCTGTGGACGTACGGCGGCGGCAACAACCAGCAGTGGCAGCCCGTCGACGAGGGAGGAGGCGCCTACCGGTTCGTCAACCGGCACAGCGGCAAATGCCTCGACGTGCCCTCCGCCTCCACCGCCGACAGCGTCCAGCTCGTGCAGTACACCTGCAACGGCACGGCCGCCCAACGATTCCAGGTGACACCCGTGAACACCGCGCCCGGGGACGTCGACCTCGGCCCCAACGTGGTCGTCTTCGACCCGTCGATGCCGTCCACGACGATCCAGAGCCGGCTGAACCAGATCTTCCAGCAGCAGGAGACCAACCAGTTCGGCTCCCAGCGCTACGCCGTCCTGTTCAAGCCCGGCACCTACAGCAACGACGTCAACGTCGGCTTCTACACCCAGGTCCTCGGCCTCGGCCAGTCGCCCGACTCGGTCACCATCAACGGCGCCGTCCACGTGGAGGCCGACTGGTTCCCGCCGCAGAACGCCACCCAGAACTTCTGGCGCGGCGCCGAGAACCTGTCCGTCAACCCGACCGGCGGCACCGACCGCTGGGCCGTCTCCCAGGCGTCCGGCTACCGGCGCATGCACGTCCGCGGCAACCTGGAGCTGAGCGACGGCGGCTGGTCCAGCGGCGGCTTCATGGCCGACAGCAAGATCGACGGCCAGGTGCGTTCCGGCACCCAGCAGCAGTGGCTCACCCGCAACTCCCAGCTCGGCAGTTGGACCGGCTCCAACTGGAACATGGTCTTCGTCGGCAGCCAGGGCGTACCGGGCAACACCTTCCCCAACCCGCCCTACACCACCGTCAACCAGACCCCCACGGTCCGCGAGAAGCCCTTCCTCTACGTCGACAACGCGGGCGCCTACCGGGTGTTCGTGCCCGCGCTGCGCACCAACTCCACCGCCACCACCTGGGCGAACGGAACCGCCCCCGGCACCTCGCTCGGCATCGACCAGTTCTTCGTCGTCAAGCCGGGCGCGACCGCCGCACAGATCAACGCGGCGCTCGCCGAAGGCAAGAACCTCCTGGTCACCCCGGGTGTGTACCACCTCAACCAGACCCTGCGGGTGACCCGCCCCGACACCGTCGTCCTCGGTCTCGGGCTGGCCACCTTCATCCC encodes:
- a CDS encoding glycoside hydrolase family 16 protein, with amino-acid sequence MDSPRTSRRLLLSLASLLAFASLSTGLAQGASPDASSSAKTPTAVTVTQAQAQAAAAAVTFSDEFDGPAGAAVDGGKWLIETGDNVNNHERQYYTAGNRNAALDGQGHLVITARRENPGNYQCWYGRCEYTSARLNTSGRFTTTYGRVEARMKVPRGQGMWPAFWMLGNDIGQVGWPNSGEIDVMENVGFEPSTVHGTLHGPGYSGSGGIGAGYTLPGGQAFADAFHTFAVDWSPNAITWSVDGTVYQRRTPADLGGRQWVFDKPFFLILNLAVGGYWPGDPDGSTAFPQQLLVDYVRVTTDTGQPGGGGPITGLAGKCVDVAGANSANGTPVQLYDCNGTAAQRWTVGADGTIRALGKCLDVASGGTADGTPVQLYDCNGTAAQQWAVPAARDIVNPQANKCLDVAGNNSANGTRLQIWTCTGAANQKWTVTR
- a CDS encoding chitinase, with amino-acid sequence MDGDPLIRGLARTRAVRGLLGTAAVAALLTGLTGTPASGAAAAATGSITGLAGKCVDVAGGSSANGTAVQLYDCNGSAAQQWTVGADGTIRALGKCLDVASGGTANGTVVQLYDCNGTAAQQWALPAARDIVNPQANKCLDVTGNNSANGTRLQIWTCTGAANQKWTAPVGDTPPPAPGAMAVAPYLYNGWGSPPNPTTVMNATGVKWFTLAFVLSNGYCNPQWDGGRPLTGGVDQQTIATVRAAGGDVIPSFGGWSGNKLESSCGSAGELAAAYQKVINAYGLKAIDIDIEAAAYDSPAVQQRTVDALKTVKANNPGIKVYITFGTGQNGPDSSLIGRAAASGLTVDSWTIMPFNFGGAGQNMGQLTVRAAEGLKTAVKNAYGYSDDQAYRRTGISSMNGITDNNETVTVADFRTILAYAQQRHLARLTFWSVNRDRPCTGGGADSCSGVAQQPWDFTRVLAAYTG
- a CDS encoding RICIN domain-containing protein, which encodes MLRFAPPRTAGLLAAAATAASLLTVVQPGQAAAALPTSWSTVVNAGSGKCLDARAAATVNGTAVQQYTCNNSTAQQWSFTPTSDGYVRIGNRNDAQQVVDVSNVSTADNAAVHLWTYGGGNNQQWQPVDEGGGAYRFVNRHSGKCLDVPSASTADSVQLVQYTCNGTAAQRFQVTPVNTAPGDVDLGPNVVVFDPSMPSTTIQSRLNQIFQQQETNQFGSQRYAVLFKPGTYSNDVNVGFYTQVLGLGQSPDSVTINGAVHVEADWFPPQNATQNFWRGAENLSVNPTGGTDRWAVSQASGYRRMHVRGNLELSDGGWSSGGFMADSKIDGQVRSGTQQQWLTRNSQLGSWTGSNWNMVFVGSQGVPGNTFPNPPYTTVNQTPTVREKPFLYVDNAGAYRVFVPALRTNSTATTWANGTAPGTSLGIDQFFVVKPGATAAQINAALAEGKNLLVTPGVYHLNQTLRVTRPDTVVLGLGLATFIPDNGVTAMTVADVDGVKIAGVLFDAGTTNSQTLVEIGPAGSAASHAANPTSLHDVYFRVGGAAVGRATTSLVVNSDHVIGDHMWIWRGDHGSGIGWNSNTADTGLVVNGDQVTMYGLFVEHYQKHQTIWNGNGGRTYFYQNEMPYDPPNQAAWMNGSTQGYAAYKVADSVTSHQAYGLGSYCYFNVNPSVTAEHAFEVPNNPNVRFQNMVTVSLGGTGTIRHVINDRGGPSNSATNVANLVNYP